A region of the Acanthopagrus latus isolate v.2019 chromosome 18, fAcaLat1.1, whole genome shotgun sequence genome:
TTTGCTGTTCAGCGATCAGTTTCTCTGTAACTCACCTTTCTTTAACTCACCTTAAATTTGGCGCCCGTCATTGTCGCCAGCTCACATTCCTGACCAACGCTGAACGCATTGGACCAGGTCTTGCCGGGAATGCTTTGCTTCCAGGTGAAGTTGTTCCCATCTTGAACCAAGTCCGTTATCACCTTGTCGTCCGTCTTGGCCTGCAGGAGCCCTGCGACCCCGAATTCGACAAAGTTTAAATGCATGACAAGTCACATGAATCCGTTTATGGCTTTGTGtcaatgagaaacaaaaaacagtttaccGATTGCTCCCAGAAACTCCTCATAGTTCTCTTGACTCTCAAGCTCATACTTCCCAGTGAAAGCCATGATGGTGAAAGAGAAGAGACGAAATGGGGAAGGAGTTTATGAGAcgagtacaaaaaaaaagaggagtggCCTTCTGCAGAAACTCTCTCAGGTCATTTCGATATCGCTGCTCATATCCGCCTCTTCCCTTTCCTCTGTGTCAGCCCCACGTGAGTGCGAGAAATGTCTGTCGTCATCTCTACAAGACAAACTGTCACATTGTTTTCTGCCACACTGATGTAACCTGGCAGAAATCCCAAGTACTTACCTGCTCCTGTCAGTGTCAGGTTTTTCCA
Encoded here:
- the LOC119007517 gene encoding gastrotropin-like, which codes for MAFTGKYELESQENYEEFLGAIGLLQAKTDDKVITDLVQDGNNFTWKQSIPGKTWSNAFSVGQECELATMTGAKFKALVTMEGGKILIPFPQYHLTAEIIEDKLVMICTTPGEKGVTFKRVSKRI